In Trichocoleus sp. FACHB-46, one DNA window encodes the following:
- the cbiT gene encoding precorrin-6Y C5,15-methyltransferase subunit CbiT: MSSPLWPYVTPGIPDDLFERLPGIPMSQREVRLLLVSHLRLCSDSILWDIGAGTGTIPVEAGLLCPKGRIVAIERDEEVASLIRRNCDRFGVKNVEIVEGSAPECLENIQHRPNRVCLEGGRSIKTILKAAWEHLDLQGRVVVTASSLEGLYAASESFSELQVRNIEVVQSAMNRLEKRGMNQTFASVDPIFVLSGEKLE; this comes from the coding sequence ATGTCTTCTCCCCTCTGGCCCTATGTGACTCCCGGCATTCCTGATGATTTGTTCGAGCGGTTGCCTGGGATTCCGATGAGCCAACGGGAGGTGCGGTTGTTGCTGGTGTCTCATCTGCGGTTATGCTCAGACTCGATTCTGTGGGACATTGGGGCGGGGACAGGCACGATTCCGGTGGAAGCAGGATTGCTATGCCCAAAGGGACGAATTGTGGCGATCGAGCGAGATGAGGAAGTCGCGAGTTTAATTCGGCGGAACTGCGATCGCTTTGGGGTCAAGAATGTGGAAATTGTGGAAGGCAGTGCCCCTGAGTGCCTGGAAAACATTCAGCACCGACCCAACCGTGTTTGCCTGGAAGGAGGCCGTTCGATTAAAACCATCCTAAAAGCTGCATGGGAACATCTCGATTTACAGGGGCGGGTAGTTGTGACTGCTTCTAGCTTAGAAGGTTTGTATGCCGCCTCCGAGAGCTTTTCAGAATTGCAGGTTCGCAATATTGAAGTGGTGCAATCGGCCATGAACCGTTTAGAGAAGCGAGGCATGAATCAAACCTTTGCTTCAGTAGATCCGATCTTTGTCCTCAGCGGCGAGAAGCTAGAGTGA
- a CDS encoding AMIN domain-containing protein: protein MQNQKSVWGLPLRQQVISLALSGNCLWATLGVSAGVIGAIAQTTPVQAAILTQWQFNSTTNQLEITVPEGTQPRYFLLAKPARIVLDLPNTQMGSVPTEQTLSGPVQQIRVSQQQAGSTRIVMQLAPNVVFAPGQVKLEQAGTGKAGTRWVLRPLIAGSSTSTPTVAAKPAAPATVATKPQSAAPTPPSVQPSAPAASSTQRSQPSPPAVTNERSQPSPPAVTNERSQPTSQPSPPAVTNERSQPTTPAAPRSRITRNAADLLAPGDRSFDNSSAPSPESSPTIAAPTAPSPLPSDLLGPAPAPSDTAIFSPRLSPEVTTATPTPAPRPTQSAPTRDRQSPVTLAKPSAPPKSPAPSTATQPTAQSAIKPPLPAPSAQPNRATSTAIAPTPAVTPVSKPLPEPQPPAVPVVAEPIETAPVAPVQPEVKPTANLPRPTPDLETAVLPPANFRSQQSVTVSVPPMNSTAGSVQVPQLGDRVPTTTINTEPNPGLPPAVFTPQPSATVTVPSLSSPSIQPAPTRAVTLESPQLARTPNVDEAAGRVIEFGQPLAATSSTPAAATPPNLPTLESETDLPTETPSVISARATAPVTVPPLPRSTANSSSTELDFQRPSDLPSKSQPNIEAESSNLVAVGDGIVLPTGTTLQLQYSGTEVLELRPGAPQQEVLLLQTEIRDRNGSILAPNGAPVIGRFETTSGGSRFVAQAINLQGRNVPLAAESALLGGKLKVSQDKVVRNSALGALAGALVGGLSGEEVIGGAAAGAAVTYLASPKPAKLQPGQVLQVRLTEVLRSP from the coding sequence ATGCAAAATCAGAAATCGGTGTGGGGATTACCGTTGCGGCAACAAGTGATTTCGCTGGCGCTGTCGGGCAATTGCCTCTGGGCGACGCTTGGGGTTAGCGCTGGAGTGATAGGAGCGATCGCCCAGACAACCCCAGTTCAGGCAGCCATCCTGACTCAATGGCAGTTTAACTCTACTACCAATCAGCTAGAAATCACGGTCCCAGAAGGCACTCAGCCCCGCTATTTCCTGCTCGCGAAACCTGCCCGCATTGTGCTGGACTTACCCAACACACAGATGGGTTCAGTGCCAACTGAGCAAACGTTGTCTGGCCCGGTGCAGCAAATTCGGGTCTCACAGCAGCAAGCTGGCTCTACTCGCATCGTCATGCAACTTGCTCCTAATGTGGTGTTTGCGCCCGGTCAGGTGAAGCTAGAACAGGCTGGCACTGGCAAGGCAGGGACTCGTTGGGTGCTGCGTCCTTTAATCGCTGGTAGTAGTACCTCTACGCCCACCGTTGCTGCCAAACCCGCTGCCCCAGCTACCGTCGCTACCAAACCCCAATCCGCTGCCCCTACTCCCCCATCGGTACAGCCATCTGCCCCTGCTGCATCCAGTACTCAGCGATCGCAACCCTCTCCACCTGCGGTCACAAACGAGCGATCGCAACCCTCTCCACCTGCGGTCACAAACGAGCGATCGCAACCCACTTCGCAACCCTCTCCACCTGCGGTCACAAATGAGCGATCGCAACCAACTACCCCTGCTGCTCCAAGAAGTCGAATTACGAGAAATGCTGCCGACCTATTAGCACCTGGCGATCGTTCATTTGATAACTCATCTGCACCCTCACCGGAATCGTCCCCTACGATCGCAGCTCCAACAGCACCATCTCCTCTACCATCTGACCTATTAGGGCCAGCACCAGCACCTTCAGACACAGCCATCTTTAGTCCTCGGTTGTCGCCCGAGGTGACTACTGCTACGCCTACGCCGGCACCCAGACCGACTCAGAGCGCTCCAACTCGCGATCGCCAATCTCCAGTTACGCTAGCAAAACCATCTGCGCCGCCAAAATCGCCTGCACCCTCAACAGCCACCCAACCAACAGCACAGTCAGCAATCAAGCCGCCCCTACCCGCTCCCTCAGCTCAACCCAACCGGGCCACAAGTACAGCGATCGCTCCAACTCCTGCGGTAACTCCTGTATCTAAACCGTTGCCAGAACCTCAGCCACCAGCAGTACCCGTTGTAGCAGAGCCAATAGAAACGGCTCCTGTTGCACCTGTTCAACCGGAGGTGAAACCTACCGCAAATCTGCCTCGACCGACACCAGACCTAGAGACAGCAGTATTACCCCCTGCTAACTTTCGATCGCAGCAGTCTGTAACCGTGAGCGTGCCGCCGATGAACAGTACTGCTGGTTCTGTCCAGGTGCCTCAATTAGGCGATCGCGTGCCAACTACCACTATTAATACGGAGCCTAACCCAGGGCTGCCTCCAGCGGTTTTTACGCCACAGCCCAGCGCCACTGTAACCGTGCCATCTTTGTCATCCCCTTCGATACAGCCTGCTCCTACCCGCGCAGTGACATTGGAATCGCCTCAACTAGCAAGAACCCCGAACGTAGATGAAGCTGCGGGGCGGGTGATTGAGTTTGGTCAACCCTTAGCAGCTACCAGCTCCACGCCTGCCGCTGCGACACCTCCTAACTTGCCAACTTTGGAGTCGGAAACAGATCTGCCCACAGAAACTCCTAGTGTTATCAGTGCTAGAGCAACGGCTCCAGTAACAGTGCCACCGTTACCGCGTTCAACTGCTAACTCCTCATCCACCGAGTTGGATTTTCAGCGTCCCTCCGACTTACCGTCTAAATCGCAGCCAAATATAGAAGCAGAAAGTTCTAATTTGGTGGCTGTAGGAGACGGAATTGTGTTGCCCACTGGCACCACATTACAACTGCAATATTCTGGGACTGAAGTTTTGGAACTAAGGCCAGGAGCGCCGCAGCAAGAAGTGCTGTTGTTGCAAACCGAGATTCGCGATCGCAACGGTAGCATCTTGGCTCCAAATGGGGCACCCGTCATTGGACGCTTTGAAACGACGAGTGGTGGTAGCCGCTTTGTGGCGCAGGCCATCAACTTACAAGGTCGAAATGTACCGCTCGCGGCTGAGTCAGCACTTCTAGGAGGCAAACTGAAAGTTTCACAAGATAAAGTTGTGAGAAATTCAGCTCTAGGAGCTTTGGCTGGAGCCTTGGTGGGCGGTTTATCTGGCGAAGAGGTGATTGGGGGTGCAGCAGCGGGGGCGGCAGTCACTTACCTAGCTTCCCCCAAACCTGCGAAGCTCCAACCAGGTCAAGTTCTACAAGTACGCCTGACGGAAGTGCTGCGATCGCCTTAA
- a CDS encoding aminotransferase class I/II-fold pyridoxal phosphate-dependent enzyme: protein MNLVELQHQTPLLDALRHCAQRPNTPFYAPGHKRGQGIPSQLSNLLGSQVFRADLPELVELDNLSAPQGPIQAAQELAAQAFGAEQTWFLANGSTSGVIAAIIATCNPGDRIILPRNVHQSAISGLILSGAIPVFVEPEYDPVLDLVHSITPASVAAALTQYPDAKAVLMVYPTYYGVCGDVQAIAQLAHDRNVPLLVDEAHGPHFAFHPELPTAALAAGADLTVQSIHKVLSAMTQAAMLHVQGERVDRDRLTKALQLVQSTSPSYLLLASLDAARQQMATQGQALMTQTLQLADLARTQISQIPGLQVLQPKQAGSPGFAALDRTRLTVTVSDLGLTGFEADEILNEEFGVTAELPSLQHLTFIISLGNTEADIQHLVAALQQLATRSDRNQPRTYPLLRVDSQTKEPTPLLTPYSLLLTPRDAWFAPTETVANAQAVNRISAELVCPYPPGIPVLVPGEAIASEAINYIQQVLAAGGFITGCADASLQTLKVVKEEAGKIRNEKA from the coding sequence GTGAATCTTGTCGAATTACAACACCAAACGCCTCTGCTTGATGCTTTACGGCATTGTGCTCAACGACCCAACACACCGTTTTACGCACCGGGGCACAAGCGCGGCCAAGGAATTCCATCGCAACTCTCTAATCTCTTAGGATCTCAAGTCTTTCGAGCTGATCTACCAGAGTTGGTGGAATTAGATAACCTATCTGCGCCTCAAGGACCAATCCAAGCCGCGCAAGAGCTAGCTGCACAAGCCTTTGGAGCGGAGCAAACTTGGTTTTTGGCAAATGGTTCTACTAGTGGTGTGATTGCTGCGATTATTGCAACTTGCAATCCGGGCGATCGCATTATTCTGCCGCGCAATGTTCACCAATCTGCAATTTCAGGTTTGATTCTCTCTGGGGCAATTCCGGTGTTTGTGGAGCCAGAGTACGATCCGGTTTTGGATTTGGTACATAGTATTACCCCTGCTAGCGTGGCTGCTGCCCTAACGCAATACCCCGATGCCAAGGCCGTGCTAATGGTTTACCCCACCTATTACGGGGTCTGTGGAGATGTCCAGGCGATCGCCCAACTCGCCCATGATCGCAACGTTCCTTTATTAGTTGATGAAGCCCACGGGCCGCATTTTGCTTTTCATCCAGAGTTGCCAACTGCTGCCTTAGCTGCTGGAGCTGATTTGACAGTGCAATCGATTCATAAAGTGCTGTCAGCCATGACCCAAGCGGCAATGTTGCATGTGCAGGGAGAACGGGTAGATCGCGATCGCCTTACCAAAGCTTTGCAACTTGTCCAATCCACCAGCCCCAGCTATCTCTTGTTGGCTTCACTAGATGCGGCACGTCAACAGATGGCAACGCAAGGCCAAGCACTGATGACCCAGACCTTGCAACTCGCAGACTTAGCAAGAACCCAAATTAGCCAAATTCCTGGCCTGCAAGTTTTGCAACCAAAGCAAGCTGGCTCTCCCGGATTTGCAGCGCTCGATCGCACCCGCTTAACTGTGACAGTTTCAGATTTAGGTTTGACAGGTTTTGAAGCCGATGAAATCCTCAACGAGGAATTTGGCGTTACCGCCGAACTTCCCTCCCTACAACACCTCACTTTCATCATTAGCCTAGGCAACACTGAAGCTGATATTCAACATTTAGTAGCAGCCTTGCAACAGTTAGCAACACGGAGCGATCGCAACCAACCACGAACTTACCCTCTGCTCCGTGTTGATTCGCAGACGAAGGAGCCAACTCCCCTCCTCACTCCTTACTCCTTGCTCCTCACTCCTCGTGACGCTTGGTTTGCCCCTACTGAAACGGTGGCGAACGCCCAAGCCGTCAATCGCATTAGTGCTGAGCTGGTTTGCCCCTATCCTCCCGGAATCCCCGTCTTGGTGCCAGGAGAAGCGATCGCATCAGAAGCAATCAACTATATACAACAAGTCTTAGCTGCCGGAGGTTTCATCACAGGTTGTGCGGATGCTAGCTTGCAAACCCTAAAAGTGGTGAAAGAGGAAGCAGGAAAGATAAGAAATGAAAAAGCTTGA
- a CDS encoding ABC transporter permease produces MTSSSPFRQGKPFNSPTQNILGDSLTVLWGDWLDLRIRIAQIAASGLVSPLIYILAFGLGLGSSLDKVAQPSAGENYLQFILPGMVALSSMAISFGGTTFSICGERLFTKTFEEMLLLPVHPLSLFLGKMLAGVIRGLMTSGSVILVAILFTGKIWSFLNPLFLLLLVLNCAVFAGLGVIVGLSVRSLESVGLYNNFLIVPMSFLGATFFDPAALPMALKGIVYLLPLTYTSIGLRAAAYLPLSQFPWYSIGVLLLAAIALSAIGAYKFSHQQD; encoded by the coding sequence GTGACTTCTTCATCTCCATTTCGACAAGGAAAACCTTTTAATTCACCCACTCAAAACATTTTGGGAGATAGCCTCACGGTTTTGTGGGGAGATTGGCTAGATTTAAGAATCCGGATTGCCCAAATTGCAGCATCTGGCTTAGTATCGCCCCTAATTTATATTTTGGCGTTTGGTTTGGGTTTAGGCAGCTCTTTGGACAAGGTGGCTCAACCCTCCGCAGGCGAAAATTACTTGCAATTTATTCTGCCTGGAATGGTGGCGTTGTCATCAATGGCGATTAGCTTTGGCGGCACCACTTTCTCGATTTGTGGAGAGCGGCTATTTACCAAGACGTTTGAAGAGATGCTGTTGCTCCCGGTGCATCCTTTGTCGCTGTTTCTCGGCAAGATGCTAGCGGGTGTTATCCGAGGCTTGATGACTTCAGGTTCGGTAATTCTGGTGGCTATCTTATTTACCGGCAAGATTTGGAGCTTCTTAAATCCACTATTTCTGCTATTGCTAGTGCTAAATTGTGCGGTGTTTGCAGGCTTGGGTGTGATTGTGGGCTTGAGCGTGCGATCGCTCGAAAGTGTGGGTCTCTACAACAACTTCTTAATTGTGCCAATGTCATTTCTCGGAGCCACATTTTTCGATCCCGCCGCCTTACCTATGGCGCTCAAGGGAATTGTGTATTTGCTGCCGCTGACCTATACCAGCATTGGGTTAAGGGCTGCGGCTTACTTACCGCTGAGCCAGTTTCCTTGGTATAGCATTGGGGTATTACTGTTAGCGGCGATCGCTCTCTCCGCGATTGGAGCGTACAAATTTTCTCATCAACAGGATTAA
- a CDS encoding phosphatidate cytidylyltransferase, translating to MPWSRIVSGIIAIALALALTVVGGWYYTLAFGVLIYLGQLEYFQLVRAKGILPAAKTTLVVSQALLVLSTIAPNLADAVFPVAGTFICFYLLFQPKFATIADISASIMGLFYGGYLPSYWVRLRSLGTIEHSNLPLWGYWPEQWTNLQALPQGLTATLLAFCCIWAADIGAYTFGKFFGRTRLSDISPKKTVEGAVFGVFGSIAVAIAGSWWLDWSGWPLTGFALGLLIGIASLLGDLTESMMKRDAGVKDSGQLIPGHGGILDRADSYVFTAPLVYYFVTLLLPLLPQT from the coding sequence ATGCCTTGGTCTCGGATTGTTAGTGGAATTATTGCGATCGCCCTGGCTCTAGCTTTGACAGTTGTGGGGGGCTGGTACTACACCTTGGCCTTTGGTGTGCTCATTTATTTAGGCCAATTAGAGTACTTTCAACTAGTTCGGGCTAAAGGGATATTACCTGCTGCTAAGACTACGCTGGTCGTCAGCCAAGCGTTATTGGTGCTCTCCACAATCGCCCCAAACTTAGCAGACGCTGTGTTTCCCGTTGCGGGTACGTTTATCTGTTTCTATCTTCTGTTTCAGCCCAAATTTGCCACGATCGCCGATATTTCCGCCTCGATCATGGGCCTGTTTTATGGAGGCTATTTACCGAGCTATTGGGTGAGGCTGCGATCGCTCGGCACGATTGAGCACAGCAATCTTCCCCTTTGGGGCTACTGGCCTGAGCAATGGACCAATTTGCAGGCGCTACCCCAAGGTTTGACGGCAACTTTGCTCGCGTTCTGCTGTATTTGGGCTGCTGATATTGGCGCTTATACCTTTGGTAAATTCTTTGGTCGCACCCGCCTTTCAGACATCAGCCCCAAGAAAACAGTAGAAGGAGCAGTGTTTGGGGTGTTTGGCAGTATTGCCGTTGCGATCGCTGGTTCTTGGTGGCTAGATTGGTCCGGGTGGCCCCTGACTGGCTTTGCCTTAGGTCTGTTGATCGGCATTGCTAGCTTACTAGGAGACCTGACAGAATCGATGATGAAGCGAGACGCGGGAGTCAAAGATTCGGGACAGCTCATCCCTGGACATGGTGGCATTCTCGATCGCGCCGATAGTTACGTGTTCACAGCGCCACTGGTCTATTATTTCGTGACGCTGCTACTGCCGCTTTTACCTCAGACTTAA
- a CDS encoding DUF2993 domain-containing protein, with protein sequence MDSSSSSPKVGPPAPDSAQPQSPVDLAANSPTPKQSQLISKVLSPAVRLWLRSQVEQVEELQVKIEGGDRRILTGQIQRVGITAHKAIYQGLHLSHLQLVGENIRINLGQVMRGKPLNLLEPIPVTGSLVLEEADLNASLSAPLLANALAEFLATLLKSEIQAVLDAPLPGHQAINLQNSQIIIAAGQLTLSASLVAVSGTLTPIVIRTGLRLKNGHTLQLDRPQWLTHLQAKRGLPLGDLDGFEIDLGPEVDLQELSLENSTLICRGRIMVTPA encoded by the coding sequence ATGGATTCTAGCTCCAGTTCTCCTAAAGTGGGTCCTCCCGCTCCTGACTCTGCTCAGCCCCAATCTCCTGTAGATTTAGCTGCCAACTCACCCACCCCAAAGCAAAGCCAACTGATCAGCAAGGTGTTGTCGCCCGCAGTTAGGCTGTGGTTGCGATCGCAGGTGGAGCAGGTTGAAGAGTTGCAAGTCAAGATTGAAGGGGGCGATCGCCGCATCCTGACGGGTCAAATTCAGCGAGTGGGGATCACAGCTCACAAAGCGATTTACCAAGGGCTGCATCTCAGTCACTTGCAGCTCGTCGGAGAAAACATTCGGATTAATTTGGGTCAAGTCATGCGGGGCAAACCGCTGAATCTGCTAGAACCGATCCCCGTCACAGGCAGCTTAGTGCTAGAAGAAGCAGACCTAAATGCTTCACTGTCCGCCCCTTTATTGGCCAACGCCTTAGCAGAATTCTTAGCCACTCTGTTGAAATCAGAAATTCAAGCGGTTTTAGATGCGCCCTTGCCTGGGCACCAAGCAATCAACTTGCAAAATTCGCAAATCATTATTGCTGCGGGTCAACTGACGCTCAGTGCCAGTCTAGTCGCTGTGAGTGGAACGCTTACCCCAATTGTGATTCGTACTGGGTTGCGGCTCAAAAACGGTCATACTTTGCAGCTCGATCGCCCCCAGTGGTTGACTCATCTACAAGCGAAGCGGGGTCTGCCTTTAGGCGATCTGGACGGCTTTGAAATAGACCTAGGACCAGAAGTGGACCTTCAAGAATTGTCTTTAGAAAACAGCACCCTAATTTGTCGCGGTCGCATTATGGTCACGCCAGCATAG
- a CDS encoding DUF3172 domain-containing protein has protein sequence MNRRPKPSPPPARPAASPSRNGSSFASALSATTLAILSGVFILGIGIGIAFSSVASSGPENVATREFIDRAAPNPEICVQYGASAITMDTRVFVTLNPFSVYISQPKMQPGCVLRSSNWEVLRQRNLISGDQLRECKNRMNTFGFTGTLESSPQISCIYQNDAAQNLFLNQSGSGGAPLPESDKF, from the coding sequence ATGAATCGCAGACCTAAGCCTTCACCACCTCCAGCTCGTCCTGCTGCTAGTCCTAGCCGCAACGGCTCATCGTTTGCTTCGGCGTTAAGCGCCACGACGCTAGCAATTTTGAGCGGTGTCTTTATTTTAGGGATTGGCATTGGCATTGCGTTTAGCTCTGTGGCTAGCTCTGGGCCTGAGAACGTGGCTACTCGTGAGTTTATTGACCGAGCTGCTCCTAACCCAGAAATCTGTGTGCAGTACGGCGCTAGCGCGATCACAATGGACACCAGAGTGTTTGTGACGCTCAACCCCTTTAGTGTGTATATTTCTCAACCCAAGATGCAGCCAGGATGCGTCTTACGCAGCAGTAACTGGGAAGTCCTCCGGCAACGTAACTTAATTTCCGGGGATCAACTGCGTGAATGTAAAAACCGAATGAATACGTTTGGTTTTACTGGAACCCTGGAAAGCTCACCCCAAATCAGTTGCATCTATCAAAACGACGCAGCACAGAACCTCTTCCTGAATCAGTCTGGTTCTGGCGGTGCGCCCTTACCCGAAAGCGACAAGTTCTAA
- a CDS encoding DUF4912 domain-containing protein has protein sequence MAKERPPLEEMTLRQLRKVASECNISRYSRMRKDQLLAAIQEVQRTKFSLSPSRTLEAQEEVEAAKFDVGQEDRTGGSLAAVDEGLADLPEGYGESRIVLMPRDPQWAYTYWDIPNEHKEDLRRQGGQQLALRLYDVTDVSLEYQSPHSIQEFPSDELAREWYLPVPVSDRDYVVDIGYRCADGRWLVLARSAPVRVPPVYPSDWIEDQFISLGWEEDLRGKTFLELVPPAKRAAAATTGYDAGAAIDAAGNPIYDAIFGMAQTTEAQRVAGSLYGSMQQVPVHEQAVSSYVFPSGVGMWAVPTASGLNMSGVGMSGAGFASAPPIRPRQFWLVADAELIVYGATEPDATVTIGGRPIKLNPDGTFRFQMSFQDGLIDYPIMAVAADGEQTRSIHMNFTRETPSRNTNTKEEAVPEWLS, from the coding sequence ATGGCTAAGGAACGTCCACCTTTAGAAGAGATGACTCTGCGGCAGCTACGTAAAGTGGCTAGCGAATGCAATATTTCTCGCTATAGCCGCATGCGTAAAGATCAGCTGCTAGCAGCGATTCAAGAAGTGCAACGCACCAAGTTTTCTCTCAGTCCATCTCGCACGCTGGAGGCCCAAGAAGAAGTGGAAGCAGCAAAGTTTGATGTAGGTCAAGAAGACCGTACAGGAGGTTCGCTAGCTGCCGTTGATGAAGGATTGGCTGATCTCCCTGAGGGGTATGGGGAGAGCCGCATTGTTCTGATGCCTCGTGACCCACAGTGGGCTTACACCTATTGGGATATCCCCAATGAGCACAAGGAAGACTTGCGCCGTCAAGGTGGTCAACAACTGGCTCTGCGTCTTTATGATGTGACAGATGTAAGCCTGGAATACCAGAGTCCCCACAGCATTCAAGAGTTTCCCAGCGATGAATTGGCGCGTGAGTGGTATCTACCCGTTCCAGTCAGCGATCGCGACTATGTAGTAGACATCGGTTATCGTTGTGCGGACGGTCGCTGGTTGGTGTTGGCGCGTTCTGCTCCGGTGCGGGTGCCTCCCGTGTATCCTTCTGACTGGATTGAAGATCAGTTCATCTCACTCGGCTGGGAAGAAGACCTACGCGGTAAGACCTTCCTAGAGCTGGTTCCACCTGCTAAGCGAGCTGCTGCGGCTACAACTGGCTACGATGCAGGTGCCGCGATCGATGCTGCTGGCAACCCCATCTACGATGCCATTTTTGGTATGGCGCAAACGACGGAAGCTCAGCGGGTCGCGGGTTCGCTCTACGGCTCGATGCAGCAAGTGCCTGTACACGAGCAAGCAGTTAGCTCCTATGTCTTCCCCTCTGGTGTCGGCATGTGGGCAGTCCCCACGGCTTCTGGCTTGAATATGTCTGGTGTTGGCATGTCTGGAGCTGGCTTCGCTTCCGCCCCTCCCATTCGCCCTCGTCAGTTCTGGCTAGTTGCGGATGCGGAACTAATCGTCTACGGTGCTACCGAACCCGACGCGACGGTAACGATTGGCGGTCGCCCCATCAAGCTCAACCCCGATGGCACGTTCCGCTTCCAAATGTCGTTCCAAGATGGCTTGATCGACTACCCCATTATGGCGGTGGCAGCAGATGGTGAACAAACGCGATCGATCCACATGAATTTCACTCGCGAAACGCCTTCTCGCAATACCAACACGAAGGAAGAAGCCGTTCCCGAATGGCTGTCCTAA
- the ychF gene encoding redox-regulated ATPase YchF: MLRAGIVGLPNVGKSTLFNALVANAKAQAANFPFCTIEPNVGVVAVPDERLQALAQISSSAEIVPTRVEFVDIAGLVKGASKGEGLGNQFLANIREVDAIVHVVRCFENDDIIHVSGSVDPVRDIEVINLELGLSDLFQIDRKIERTRKNARTSKEAQIELGALEKLSAALNEGKQARQVDLNEEEEIIVKPLGLLTRKPIIYAANVSEDDLATGNAHVEQVRQYAGSEAQVVVVSAQVESELIEISEDERQDFLASLGVEEGGLKSLIRATYELLGLRTYFTTGPKETRAWTIKAGMSAPQAAGVIHSDFERGFIRAETVAYKDLTTTGSMTAAKEKGLVRSEGKEYIVQEGDVLLFRFNV; encoded by the coding sequence ATGCTAAGAGCCGGGATTGTTGGATTGCCCAACGTCGGAAAATCAACTTTATTCAATGCTTTGGTCGCTAATGCCAAAGCTCAAGCTGCCAACTTTCCTTTCTGCACCATCGAACCAAATGTTGGCGTGGTTGCAGTTCCTGATGAGCGACTGCAAGCCCTTGCTCAGATTTCTAGCTCAGCAGAAATTGTGCCCACACGGGTTGAGTTTGTAGACATCGCTGGATTGGTGAAAGGTGCTAGCAAAGGGGAAGGGTTGGGCAACCAATTTCTCGCCAACATTCGTGAAGTCGATGCAATCGTGCATGTGGTGCGCTGCTTTGAGAACGACGACATCATCCACGTCTCCGGTTCGGTTGATCCAGTCCGCGACATCGAAGTGATCAACCTAGAACTAGGATTGTCTGATCTATTCCAAATCGATCGCAAGATTGAGCGCACTCGCAAAAATGCCCGCACCAGCAAAGAAGCTCAAATTGAGTTAGGCGCACTGGAAAAACTAAGCGCCGCCCTCAACGAAGGCAAACAAGCTCGCCAAGTAGACCTAAACGAGGAAGAAGAAATCATCGTCAAGCCCTTGGGTCTGCTAACTCGCAAGCCGATCATCTATGCCGCCAACGTTTCAGAAGATGACCTCGCGACGGGGAATGCTCACGTGGAGCAAGTACGGCAGTATGCAGGCTCAGAAGCGCAAGTGGTGGTCGTTTCGGCTCAAGTTGAGTCAGAACTGATCGAGATCTCCGAAGATGAGCGCCAAGATTTCTTGGCTTCCTTGGGTGTAGAAGAAGGTGGCCTCAAATCCCTCATCCGCGCCACCTACGAACTCTTGGGTCTCCGCACCTATTTCACCACTGGTCCCAAAGAAACCCGCGCTTGGACGATTAAAGCTGGCATGTCTGCGCCTCAAGCTGCTGGTGTAATTCACTCCGACTTTGAACGCGGCTTCATCCGAGCTGAAACAGTTGCGTACAAAGATTTGACTACCACAGGTTCGATGACTGCTGCTAAGGAAAAAGGCTTAGTTCGCAGTGAAGGTAAAGAGTACATTGTCCAAGAAGGCGACGTACTGCTCTTCCGCTTCAACGTCTAA